The genomic region AGCCCACGCTGGCACGAAAAATTACCTAAAACTTTTCTAGGAGGTGGACATCATGGCTGCTAAGACTTTTCCTATAAGTAGTCTCTCTATAAAAGGATACAAGTCTATCAAAAACCTTCAAGACTTCCCCCTGCGATCGCTCAATATTCTTATCGGTGCCAATGGCGCAGGAAAGAGTAATTTTGTCACATTTTTCGCAATGCTCAGTGAACTGGTAGAGCAGCGATTACAAGTTTGGGTACAAAAGCAGGGCGGTGCGGAGCGAGTTCTGAGCTTTGGAATCAGAGAGACTCCTGAGTTGTATTCTAGAATTTATTTTGCGCGGAATCAATTGTGAAGGACAGACAGAAGAAGATTTTATCAAAGAGGTATTGCGTCCCCATTTTTCCCAAAAGGGAATAGCAGTCTACCCCTCCCTCATTGGTAAGCCAGGTCACAAGGGAGGTAATTTCAAGATTGAACGCCTACTGAATGATGTGCGTAACCGCATCAAAGGGGACACAGAGGCTTTCTGTACTACTATGTTTGACTACTATGGTCTTCCCACCTCATTTCCTGGGAAGACTACAAGCACTGCGGGGATGACCTCAGAAGAAAAATCAAACATCCTGTGTCGGGAGCTAGCACAGGTGATTGAGAGT from Cylindrospermopsis curvispora GIHE-G1 harbors:
- a CDS encoding AAA family ATPase — encoded protein: MAAKTFPISSLSIKGYKSIKNLQDFPLRSLNILIGANGAGKSNFVTFFAMLSELVEQRLQVWVQKQGGAERVLSFGIRETPELYSRIYFARNQL